TGTAGTCACTTTAGACATTAATTATCTTCTTCCATTAGTTGTTCATATTTGAACTTTAACTCTTCCATTGTCTCTTCATTATCTGGATCAATAATAATACAGTCAACAGGACAAACTTCAACACATTGTGGTTCTTCATAATGACCAACACACTCTGTACATCTATCTGGATCAATTACATAAATTGGATCACCCTCTTCAATAGCATAATTTGGGCACTCTTCTCTACATGCATCACATGCAATACATTCATCAGTAATCATTAAAGACATATAATTTCTTCCTATTGTAATTTAATTGTCTTGGAGTTATAACCTAAAATTCTTTAATAATTTCTTTAAGTAAGTTATATCTTTCTTTATTTTTTGTTATAAATAAATATTCATTTGTTTTATAAATATATAAATCTTTACAAATATATAATGCAGCTGCAATATCAAATTCTCTTAAATTTCCACCATATAAAACAAATTCATAATTAAAGGCATTACTTAAACTAAGTGCAACTGCTCCTAAAGTTCTAAATTTTATATGATTTGATGTAAGTTTTTCACAAATTTTTGGATAATTATAAGCTCTTTCAAAAATTGATATTTTATTTTTTGGAACTTCAATTATATTTTTGTATTCCATTTTTTCTAAAGAAAAAAATTTAATATCATTTTCAAAGGCTCTATAAGTAATAATTCCAGAGATTAAATTTGTAACAAATCCAGCAATTGTTTCATTGTTTTTTTGTAAAGCAATTGAAGTACCAAAATATGGTAAATTTGAATAAAAATTATTACTTCCATCAAGTGGGTCAATCACAATTGTAAACTCTTTATCATTTGATAATAATCCTGACTCTTCAGAATAGATATTCCCAAATTTTTCAAGATGTTTTATAAAGATATTTTCAGCAGTTAAATCCATATTTAAACAATTGTCTCCACCAAAACCGATTTGATTTGTATATTGGAAATCATTTAAAGATAGATTGTTATTTATGTAAGTATATAATTCTTTATTTGCAAGCTTTACAGCCTCTATAAAAGAATTTTTATATAAGGCTGTAATATTTTTCATTTTATTATGCTAAATCTCTTATGATAGCTTTTGCAGCTTCTCTTCCATCAACTGCAGCAGTTACAGCTAAGTGAGCACCTCTTCTACAATCTCCACCAGCATAAACTTTTTTATTTGAAGTTTTGAAATTAGAATCAATTACAATTCCACCCCAAGAGTTAGTTTCAACATTTAATTCTTTTAAAAATGCTGGAACTTCTGGAGAGAAACCAAGTGCTAAAATCACAACATCAGCTTCTTCAAGATATTCACTACCTTCATTTATTACAACTTTTTGTCTTCCTGAAGAATCTGGTTCACTCATTGAAGTTTCAAGTAATTCAACTGCAACAGCAGAGTTATTTTCTACTTTGATAGATTTAGGTGCAACATTAAATACAAATTCAACACCCTCTTCTTTAGCATTAACAACCTCTTTTTTAGATCCAGGCATATTTTTTTCATCTCTTCTATAAAGACATTTTACAGTTTCCGCACCTTCTCTAACAGATGTTCTAACACAGTCCATTGCAGTATCTCCACCACCAATAACAACAACTCTTTTATCTTTAACATCAATGTAATCTACATTTTTACTTCCAAGATTTCTTTTTTGAATTCCTGTTAAAAAATCAATTGCAAAATATACATTAGATGCATTTTCACCATCAATTTTAACTTTGTTACTTGCTGTTGCACCAATTCCTAAATAAATTGCATCAAAATCTTTTTCTAAATCAGAAATTGATTTATCTTTTCCAATCTCGCAATTTGTATGTAATTTCATTCCTGCTTCAAGTAACCAGTTAATTCTTCTATCAACTGTTGTTTTATCAAGTTTAAATCCTGGAATTCCATACATTAAAAGTCCACCAGCTCTATCTGCTCTTTCAAACATTTCAACTTCAAAACCACGTCTAAGTAAAAAAGTTGCAGCTGAAATTCCAGAAGGTCCAGAACCAATAACGGCTACTCTTTTTCCATTTTTCTTAGTTGTAAACTGAGGTTTTAAACCATTTTCAAAAGCATTTTCTGAAATATATGTTTCAATAGCACCAATTGAAATTGCACCATGTCCAGTATTTAAAGAACATGCACCTTCACATAATACATCTTGAGGACAAATTCTTCCTAAAATTTCTGGGAAAGGAGATGTTTCATTTGATAAAGCAAATGCCATATCTGGATTTTTTGTTGCTGTTTGTTTTAACCAAGCAGGAATATAATTTCCTAATGGACAACCAGTATGACAATATGGGTCACCACATTGCATACATCTATCAGCTTGTTCTGTTGCTCTTTGTTTAGTAAATACTTGATAAACTTCATCAAAGTCTTTCAATCTTTGAAGAACATCTCTTTTTTCAGGATTTACTCTTTCAAATTTTGTAAAATTTAACATTCTATTAATCTCCCTTGTCCGGATCCAGTGGTAACACTGTCATATTTTTTGGTTTTACCATCCAGAAATTTCTAATTTCTGCTCTAAAGTTTTGCAATATATATTCAGCTATTTCACTTTGTGTTTCGTGTAAATAATCTAATAATAATCTTTTTAAATATAATCTTTCTCTTTCAGTATCATCTGTATCAACTCTAACTGGTTCAATTAACTCTTGATTCATTTTATCAACAAAAGTTTTTTCTGGGTCATAAACAAATGCTAAACCACCTGTCATACCTGCTCCAAAATTAATACCAGTATTTCCTAAAATTACAGCAATACCACCAGTCATATATTCGCATGGATTATCACCAGTTCCTTCAACAACTGTAATAGCTCCAGAGTTTCTTACTCCAAATCTCTCACCAACTGCTGCTCTAACATATAGTTTTCCACCAGTTGCTCCATATAAACAAGTATTACCAGCACCTGCGAAACTTGGACCTTGATGTGCTGGATTAATGATGATTTTTCCACCATTCATACCTTTTCCAACATAATCATTAGCTGCACCTTCAAGATGTAAATTCATACCTTTTGATAAGAATGCACCAAAAGATTGACCAGCAATTCCTTTTAAATTAATTGTAATAGAATTTTCAGGAAGTCCTTTATCTCCATAGAATCTTGCAATTTCTCCAGAAATTAATGCACCAAAACTTCTATTTAAGTTAGATATTTCAGCACTTACTTTT
The genomic region above belongs to Arcobacter ellisii and contains:
- a CDS encoding inositol monophosphatase family protein gives rise to the protein MKNITALYKNSFIEAVKLANKELYTYINNNLSLNDFQYTNQIGFGGDNCLNMDLTAENIFIKHLEKFGNIYSEESGLLSNDKEFTIVIDPLDGSNNFYSNLPYFGTSIALQKNNETIAGFVTNLISGIITYRAFENDIKFFSLEKMEYKNIIEVPKNKISIFERAYNYPKICEKLTSNHIKFRTLGAVALSLSNAFNYEFVLYGGNLREFDIAAALYICKDLYIYKTNEYLFITKNKERYNLLKEIIKEF
- a CDS encoding glutamate synthase subunit beta gives rise to the protein MLNFTKFERVNPEKRDVLQRLKDFDEVYQVFTKQRATEQADRCMQCGDPYCHTGCPLGNYIPAWLKQTATKNPDMAFALSNETSPFPEILGRICPQDVLCEGACSLNTGHGAISIGAIETYISENAFENGLKPQFTTKKNGKRVAVIGSGPSGISAATFLLRRGFEVEMFERADRAGGLLMYGIPGFKLDKTTVDRRINWLLEAGMKLHTNCEIGKDKSISDLEKDFDAIYLGIGATASNKVKIDGENASNVYFAIDFLTGIQKRNLGSKNVDYIDVKDKRVVVIGGGDTAMDCVRTSVREGAETVKCLYRRDEKNMPGSKKEVVNAKEEGVEFVFNVAPKSIKVENNSAVAVELLETSMSEPDSSGRQKVVINEGSEYLEEADVVILALGFSPEVPAFLKELNVETNSWGGIVIDSNFKTSNKKVYAGGDCRRGAHLAVTAAVDGREAAKAIIRDLA
- a CDS encoding YfhL family 4Fe-4S dicluster ferredoxin, with the protein product MSLMITDECIACDACREECPNYAIEEGDPIYVIDPDRCTECVGHYEEPQCVEVCPVDCIIIDPDNEETMEELKFKYEQLMEEDN